A window from Methanomassiliicoccus sp. encodes these proteins:
- a CDS encoding flippase, giving the protein MGLARDITKNALAMALVQATTLISTFILSIFLARYLGTERYGIYTLAFSLSTLIFFIADFNLGFQLVVEVAPNKEIAPRYLTSTLLLRVMLGAVALFVTLAVTLFEGLPPDVIYAIMAIAVATYFNWLYKTFTSMYMAYEQMHYVLWTSIAERMFTIPLAILLLVLGFGLPAVVLVTVAGAVLQFVLGLIVCSRFVVRPSRRLSIDDSKAQLRKAVPYATLDLAINSLFSVNAVLLQSIILWLGGGTALALSSTAMFNLPFNMVTALVALPTTLIVSLVPVVSRTLRSSKDLTQMTQQKVMKYMFILGLPIGVGGIILANKIILFFYGPEYAPAGVVFAVLMPAVALSFFDVGMGSVLASAKRIRLLTVANCAAAVVNIALCFLLVPFYHEVGAAIAFTVSYFVMVAITFVFLCRHVFRIDLVEIVSRPVGAAIGMAAVLLLLPDLGLFVSIGLGAALYFIALFLFKGLNKQDRDILRAVLNK; this is encoded by the coding sequence ATGGGGTTGGCTAGGGACATCACCAAGAACGCATTGGCCATGGCGCTAGTGCAGGCTACCACTCTTATCTCGACCTTTATCCTCTCGATCTTTCTGGCAAGGTATCTGGGAACCGAGAGGTATGGTATCTACACCCTTGCCTTCTCCCTATCCACCCTCATCTTCTTCATAGCAGACTTCAACCTGGGGTTCCAGCTGGTGGTGGAGGTCGCTCCCAACAAGGAGATCGCGCCACGGTACCTCACCAGTACCCTCCTCTTGCGCGTGATGCTGGGGGCGGTGGCCCTGTTCGTCACCCTGGCGGTCACTCTGTTCGAGGGCCTCCCGCCAGACGTGATCTACGCCATTATGGCCATCGCCGTGGCCACCTACTTCAACTGGTTATACAAGACCTTCACCTCGATGTACATGGCCTATGAGCAGATGCACTACGTGCTGTGGACCTCCATCGCCGAGAGGATGTTCACCATCCCCCTGGCCATCCTACTGCTGGTCCTCGGCTTCGGTCTGCCGGCGGTCGTCTTGGTCACCGTGGCCGGGGCGGTCCTGCAGTTCGTCCTCGGCCTCATCGTCTGCTCGCGTTTCGTGGTCCGGCCGTCCAGGAGGCTGAGCATCGACGACTCGAAGGCCCAGCTCAGGAAGGCGGTCCCCTATGCTACCCTAGACCTGGCGATCAACTCCCTTTTCTCGGTCAACGCCGTCCTCCTACAGTCGATCATTTTGTGGCTGGGGGGCGGAACGGCCCTGGCCCTCAGCTCCACGGCGATGTTCAACCTGCCGTTCAATATGGTCACTGCCCTGGTGGCGCTGCCCACCACGCTCATCGTATCCCTGGTCCCGGTGGTCTCCCGTACCCTGAGGTCATCGAAGGATCTGACCCAGATGACCCAACAGAAGGTCATGAAGTATATGTTCATCCTCGGTCTGCCCATCGGGGTCGGCGGGATCATCCTGGCGAACAAGATAATCCTATTCTTCTACGGTCCGGAGTATGCCCCGGCGGGCGTGGTCTTCGCTGTTCTTATGCCGGCGGTGGCCTTGAGCTTCTTCGACGTGGGAATGGGGAGCGTCCTGGCCTCAGCCAAGCGCATCCGCCTGCTGACCGTGGCCAACTGCGCCGCGGCGGTGGTGAACATCGCCCTCTGCTTTCTCCTCGTTCCGTTCTACCATGAGGTGGGGGCCGCCATCGCTTTCACCGTCTCCTACTTCGTAATGGTCGCCATCACCTTCGTGTTCCTGTGCCGGCACGTGTTCAGGATCGATCTCGTAGAGATTGTCTCCCGGCCGGTGGGGGCCGCCATCGGCATGGCTGCCGTTCTCCTCCTCCTTCCGGACCTCGGCCTGTTTGTCTCCATCGGCTTGGGGGCGGCGCTCTATTTCATCGCCCTGTTCCTATTCAAAGGGCTCAACAAACAGGACCGGGACATCCTCAGGGCGGTGCTCAACAAGTAA
- a CDS encoding cysteate synthase, which produces MGGTMGNYMLECTGCRSRLDERANACPDHDALLRPVYEQRSLTISPYKGIWQYCEWLPVHGIIKGFTGGPVTYRSEGLARELGLDRLYISFNGYWPERGASLPTCSFKDLEAPPTVQRLMDQGRGDVLVVASAGNTARAFANLSSITRHPLVLLVPSSALGRLWLPSGANTAGSIFVLAVGGDYSDAIVLGDAIARRPGFVPEGGARNVARRDGMGVVMLDAVRTIGELPSHYFQAIGSGTGGIAAWEASIRLIADGRFGTTMPILHLGQNLPCAPIYDKVHGGSFDPSCPHGMVDEVLFNRRPPFSVAGGVADALRATGGEVLGMTNQQSDEAKALFLESEGIDIMPAASVAVAALVQRVKEGAVGRNETVLLNITGGGAERFRREEGTKDLIPDLTVKGQDQDIEAITSNIFENLREVM; this is translated from the coding sequence ATGGGCGGCACCATGGGCAACTACATGCTCGAGTGCACGGGCTGTCGTTCGAGGCTCGACGAGCGCGCGAACGCGTGTCCGGACCATGACGCGCTCCTTCGCCCGGTATACGAGCAGAGGAGCCTGACGATCTCGCCTTACAAGGGCATCTGGCAGTACTGCGAATGGCTGCCTGTGCACGGCATCATCAAGGGCTTCACCGGCGGCCCGGTCACCTACCGGAGCGAGGGCCTGGCCCGGGAGCTGGGACTCGACCGGTTGTACATTTCCTTCAATGGTTATTGGCCGGAGCGAGGGGCGTCGCTGCCGACCTGCAGCTTCAAGGATCTAGAGGCCCCACCCACGGTACAAAGGTTGATGGACCAGGGACGCGGCGACGTGCTGGTGGTGGCCTCCGCCGGCAACACCGCCCGGGCTTTCGCCAACCTGTCCTCGATCACCCGCCACCCGCTGGTGCTGCTGGTACCCTCCTCTGCCCTCGGCCGGCTGTGGCTACCGTCTGGGGCGAACACCGCCGGCTCGATCTTCGTCCTGGCGGTCGGGGGCGACTACAGCGACGCCATCGTCCTCGGCGACGCCATCGCCCGCCGCCCGGGGTTCGTACCGGAGGGCGGGGCCAGGAACGTGGCCAGACGGGACGGCATGGGCGTGGTTATGCTGGACGCGGTGCGGACGATCGGAGAGCTGCCATCCCACTACTTCCAGGCGATCGGGAGCGGGACCGGGGGCATCGCCGCCTGGGAGGCGTCCATTCGCCTCATCGCCGACGGCCGGTTCGGGACCACCATGCCGATCCTGCACCTGGGGCAGAACCTGCCCTGCGCACCCATCTACGACAAGGTGCACGGCGGGAGCTTCGATCCATCGTGCCCCCATGGAATGGTGGACGAGGTGCTGTTCAACCGCCGCCCGCCGTTCTCCGTCGCCGGTGGGGTCGCTGACGCCCTGCGCGCCACGGGCGGGGAGGTGCTGGGCATGACCAATCAGCAGTCGGACGAGGCCAAGGCACTGTTCCTCGAGTCCGAGGGCATCGACATCATGCCCGCTGCCTCGGTGGCCGTGGCCGCCCTCGTCCAGCGGGTCAAGGAAGGAGCGGTGGGAAGGAACGAGACGGTGCTGCTGAACATCACCGGGGGCGGGGCGGAGAGATTTCGCCGGGAAGAGGGTACCAAGGACCTCATCCCTGACCTGACGGTGAAGGGGCAGGACCAGGACATTGAAGCGATCACGAGCAACATCTTTGAGAACTTAAGGGAGGTCATGTGA
- a CDS encoding ATP-binding cassette domain-containing protein — translation MGPKLSLTINGGVGKNGIEERIRRIDIDGGDIVGIVGPTGSGKSTLISDIEQLAQADTPSRRTILINGAVPDSIIRTDPRKKLVAQLSQNMHFLSDMNVGEFLKMHAKSRGRRTEVVEDAIDLANTMCGEPLAADHHLTALSGGQSRALMTADIALISDSPIVLIDEIENAGIRKQEALRLLSGEGKIVIVVTHDPVLALSTSRRIVMRSGGMSSIIERSEGERSVCSRLAEMDDMLISLREVIRNGEMVEGHL, via the coding sequence ATGGGACCGAAGCTTAGCCTGACGATCAACGGCGGGGTGGGGAAGAACGGCATCGAGGAACGCATCAGGAGGATCGACATCGACGGCGGTGACATCGTCGGCATCGTGGGACCGACCGGTTCCGGCAAGTCCACCCTCATCAGCGACATCGAGCAGCTGGCTCAGGCCGACACCCCCTCTCGTCGCACGATCCTCATCAACGGGGCGGTGCCCGACAGCATCATCCGCACCGACCCGAGGAAGAAGCTGGTGGCCCAGCTCTCCCAGAACATGCACTTCCTCTCGGACATGAACGTCGGGGAGTTCCTCAAGATGCACGCCAAAAGCAGGGGTAGGAGGACTGAGGTGGTCGAGGATGCCATCGATCTGGCCAACACCATGTGCGGCGAGCCCCTGGCCGCCGACCACCACCTCACCGCGCTCAGCGGCGGGCAGTCCAGGGCCCTCATGACCGCGGACATCGCGCTCATCAGCGACTCCCCCATCGTGTTGATCGACGAGATCGAGAACGCCGGCATCCGCAAGCAGGAGGCACTGCGCCTGCTGTCCGGGGAGGGCAAGATCGTCATCGTGGTGACCCACGACCCCGTGCTCGCGCTTTCCACCTCCCGGAGGATCGTCATGCGCAGCGGGGGCATGTCCAGCATCATCGAGCGGTCGGAGGGCGAGCGATCGGTTTGCTCTCGCTTGGCAGAGATGGACGACATGCTCATCTCGCTCCGCGAGGTCATCCGCAACGGGGAGATGGTGGAGGGCCACCTGTGA
- a CDS encoding GTP-binding protein: MRYVVFAGTPGSGKTSVLINLIQTIKERGASPAVVKVDCLWTEDDKRIARLGVPVKTALSKDMCPDHFAIYNIEEMFSWAKGTGADTLLNETAGLCLRCAPYTDRCLAVCVIDVTSGPNNPLKVGPLLTAADVVMMTKGDIVSQAEREVFRERVLEANPGCRAIDANGLTGKGSAELADILMSARPVDQEMTLRNNPPFSICTLCAGESRVGKQHHHGLLRRIDGFTEYRGE; the protein is encoded by the coding sequence GTGAGATACGTCGTCTTCGCGGGAACCCCGGGGTCAGGGAAGACTTCGGTGCTCATCAACCTCATCCAGACGATTAAGGAGCGGGGAGCGAGCCCGGCGGTGGTCAAGGTCGACTGCCTATGGACGGAAGACGACAAGCGCATCGCCCGTCTGGGGGTGCCGGTGAAGACCGCCCTCTCCAAGGACATGTGCCCGGACCACTTCGCCATCTACAACATAGAGGAAATGTTCTCCTGGGCCAAGGGGACCGGCGCGGACACCCTGCTCAATGAGACCGCCGGCCTTTGTCTCCGCTGCGCCCCGTACACTGACCGGTGCCTGGCGGTGTGCGTGATCGACGTGACCTCGGGGCCCAACAACCCTCTGAAGGTCGGCCCCTTGCTGACCGCCGCGGACGTGGTGATGATGACCAAGGGAGACATAGTCTCCCAGGCGGAGAGGGAGGTGTTCCGGGAGCGGGTGCTGGAGGCGAATCCCGGCTGCCGGGCCATCGACGCCAACGGCCTCACCGGCAAGGGCTCGGCAGAGCTCGCGGACATCCTGATGTCCGCGCGCCCCGTCGACCAGGAGATGACGCTGCGCAACAACCCCCCTTTCTCCATCTGCACGCTATGCGCCGGGGAGTCCCGGGTCGGCAAGCAGCATCATCACGGCCTGCTGCGCCGCATCGACGGCTTCACCGAGTACAGGGGGGAGTGA